The Etheostoma spectabile isolate EspeVRDwgs_2016 chromosome 4, UIUC_Espe_1.0, whole genome shotgun sequence sequence GCTAATGAACCCATATTGCTTCGTTGTGTTTCCACGCACGTACACAGTAACATCTTTGGCCAGCTAATTTACCTAGCTTACGTTAATTTACAGGAACACATGCACAAAACGGTTAGCCTGCTAACAGTTAGCATTAGGCctagactattttttttatatattcgaGTGACTTCTAAGGACTATTTCCCACACTGTGGTTTAGCTATTTGAATAAAATACCTAATATGAGCtaataatgtgttatttttcGAAAGTAATGATAGTTAATTCTGTTTTTGCCACACGGGCGCCACTGCAACACACTCACCATCTTGCACGGGAAGCTGGAAAGAGGACCGGAAGAGGTTGTACCGCGAGAAGTAGTGCCAACCGCTCCGCCCTCGAAATATTTTTCgaaataaatattttcttactttattttttattctgtacacaattgtgtgtttaaattatgtgtttaaattaaaaaaaattacacatatttcattcagaaaaataatatcaatattCGTTTTTTCGCGGAGGGTTATCAGGGTAGCTAGTCAAGTTTCTCAGTTTCTCCAAGCATCAGTCGAGTGAGCGGAGAACTATGGAATGCCGgtttattcaatattaaataaattaataaatatataaataaatgaataaaacataaatacatgaataaataaatatgcctttgaaatacatcatgaaataaataaatacatacataactaaatacatgtaaatgttcatataaaaatgaatcaattagttaaataaatgcataaaatgttttacttttttactacCTTTTGTTACAAcaacattgatgttaaaaatgtatttttcttattattaatgTCAACTGCGAGGtaagaatttttatttttcaacttgaGTCAGATACCTTGTTAAAAGGGAGTTTGGGGCACTGTTtttacaccaaaaaaaacaaaaagaaacaacaacaatagaGCCTCAATGTACCTtaatatgtaaaatgtatgtaattgAGGAAATGAAACAGACATAGGCCTACTCTACACTGCTATGGATAACCTAACTAATCAGGTTTGAAGATTTCAAGATTTTCTGTTGAAATCAAAGACCTTCTGGAAGGTTTAAACAAATCCAAAATTCTTATGCCGTCAAAAATGCTAGAAGTCATCTATGTGACCTGtagtaaattaattaaacattaaaactgcttttgttttttacatgtattttgCATGTGATCTAGCTTGTATTAGCAAACAGTTACAGCTTAAGCAGGAGAGGTTTTCTTAAATCAATTCGACTACAGATTTTCATaagctgttattttttttttttatctctttggCTAGACCATGTTGCACTGTAGATCCATCGGTGGGTCAAGCTTTAGCACCTGTTGCATCAGGTTCAAAAGGCTCTGTAGAGTTGCAATAAAGCCACAGGAGATCATCGGATTGTTTTAAGTCACCTTGTTACAGTGACTTGTTACTATGTATTGTAGTGCTGAAGAGATTGACATACAATAGGAAAAGCTTCAGATGTAATATTTTAGAAGAACCTGTCAGTTAGCTTTACAGCTTAGTCATTGAGATATGTGTATAGTATCGCCTGCTGATCTTCTtttaaaagggagagagagagtttatTTGGCTAAATCAGTCAGATGACACACCAATCTTCTACAAAGAATATCTCTAAGCAACACGCTACtctttgttcatgtttttacaTAAGGCTATTACTCTATGGTGCTCTTTTGACattcacataaaaaacaaaagaaaaggtcaGTGAAGCAGCCTGCCAGCTGTTACAAGTGTCCTTGGACTTTAACACAATGTCCAGTTGTGGTTTGGTATGTTTTGTACCTCTGCTTGTGCTGGTAAAAATATTTCCTGttatcaagttttttttccataaatctACATGTAAAGGAGCAAAGCCAGCTTGTAATAATGTGATTCTATGGTAAACATGACAACTGTTGCTTAAATTATATGCGTTACATAGTGTAATCTCTCTGCATTTAGTAATGGGCTGATGTATTTCCTTGTTGTAAGCACTGTCATGGGGGGCGGCTGTGACTCAGGAGGTTGAGCCACGGTTGGCGGTTTAATCCACAGTTCCTCCTGTCTGCATGTGGAAGTtttcttgagcaagacactgaaccacaAATTGCTCTTTGCATGCATTGTAAATGGGCCACTGAGACAcggtaaagcactttggacaaAAGCTTCTCTGGTAGTTTCGGCCCACCATCACTGATCAAAGATTTACCGAGAGAAATTAAAAGGATAACTGCTTTCAAAACACCTTACTTCCAGATGTTGAAACATGTATTAAAAGCATagattaatatgaaataaacattaagaacacaaaaaacaattacaaattttatttaaataaatctgtGCCTTGTCCTTATTTCTTCTTGCTCTTCTTATCCTTTGCCTTCTTTTTGCTAGGCTTCTCGGCATTGGCCTTTTTGTAGAGGTAAAGTCCCACCAGGCCGAGCAAAGTGGGCACGAGAGCCAAACACACAATGGGCAACACGTCGTTGATCATTTTCTGCCACGGCGTCTGCTGTGTCAGAGAAAGCACCTCCACCTCGAACTCAAGGGCAGCGTCACCTAGGACAGATCAAGGTCATGTTCAATGTTTTGTTGAACGGGTTTGTCCTTTAAAGTTTCACCCATCTACATTATGTACATAAGAAAAGAAACGATATGAAATAGAATATACATTACAtaacatctaaaaaaagaaaatctcagtaaggtacagtatatttaaagaATCTATTTTAAGTTGTCAACAAATTccacaaaaagaacaaaactgaTGAATTGATCACACTAACAAATATAATAGACCTGTTCAATAAGCCACACAGCTGCACTAAGTAACATATTCctttattacaaaaacaaaaaaaatatgggcactgtagtttgtTTTGAGTCATTCCCACATACACTATCCTGCTGCAGtaaatacagtggggctcaaaagtttgggcaccccaagtaaaaatttgtattagtGCATAaggaagccaagaaaagatggaaaaatctccaaacgGCATCAACTGACAGATTAGaaatttgtataatatgtcacaaaaagttagattttatttccagcatttacactttcaaaataacagaaaacaaaaaattacatcTGCAAAAGtgtgggcaccctgcagagttaataccgtGTACTGCTCCCTTtagcaagtatcacagcttggaaacgcttcttgtagccagccaagagtctttcaattcttgtttgaggtatcttcgcccattcttccttccaaaagtcttccagttctttgagatttctgggctgtctgtcacgcacttctcttttaaggtctatccaaaGATTTTCAactatgttgaggtcaggagattgtgaaggccatggcaaaaccttcagtgtacgcctcttgatgtgatccaccgtggattttgaagtgtgtttaggatcattatctatttgtagaagccatcctcttttTAACTTCcgctttttcacagatgacacagatgctgattgttggggcaaggtcagatgagtctgggcatttaaaaccttaagattgacatcacctggtctttccagacgatgattgagaacaatccatgacactgtcaggtctcagctttccaaaggaggcgctgcatgctataaactctgcagggtgcccaaacttttgcagatgccattttttggttttcagttattttgaaagtataaatgatggaaataaaatctaactttttgtgacatattataagaatgtctaatctgtcatttggtGCCTTTTGAAGAttgttccatcttttcttggcttcttcatgcacattaatacacatttttacctgggttGCCCAAACGTTCGAGCCCCACTGTTTTTTACTGCAACAGGATGGTGTATGTGGGAATGAGTCAAATAAACTACACTGCtcatatcttttttgtttttcaagctGCAActaaaaatagtccccaacaaatgcaccaTTTAGTGTAGTTTAAGTGATGACTAAAACTGCTTTGTCCTGCTGTTTTAGAatattatgaatgaaatgttattaaaatgaaggttatatatataatatatatatatatatatatatatatatattataatatataatattatatataatataacagactaatacctgtgtgtgtatgtgtgtgtgttttgatttgTATGCATGTGCTCCATACCGGGAATTGTAGGAGggtaacctttttttccatatGCAAGATGAGATGGAATAGtggcttttattttttgccTGAATGAgagtaagaaaaatacaaaacacatttaactgAGGAGCATTTATCAAATTCCATTAAAAAACTATTAACTGTGCGGTAGTTTTAGAATTGGTCCATGCTAATTGAAAACTAAATATATTGCTACGCTCTTTCTTCTCAAagaacttttgtttttcactcACCCTTCACACACGCCAACCAAGCTTTGTTCCAAACCTGATAAGAAAATCACACAGAGAAGGTCAATCAGCAAAGTAAGCACATTCCCCGGCACACAACAGGCTGTAGTTACCTCTCAAACGTCAGCAGATCAAAGTGTCACTGACAGAGCAATGCAAAAGGATTTACTGTTAATTTACCGGCAATAACTGTCCTCTTCCCCAGCTCGACCACAAGAGGGTCCATGGATAGTGATGAGTCGATCATCTTTCCATCCATCAGTTTACCCTGGACATTTAAACACAAGGCATGAGATGGTGACATGAAAAAGAATTACTGAGAGAAATTTCACAGCTTGATTTGTTTGAATGTAGTAATACCTTATTTGATGCATACTTTATCATTTtactagttttttttacttggttCATATTCTGTTAAGAACAtaaaaatttaattattttcaaatatccccccccccccccccccatgtaggTGCTATGAAACTTAACTGTGTCCTTCTAACTGGgcctaatgtgtgtgtgtgtgtgtgtgtgtgtgtgtgtgtgtgtgtgtgtgtgtgtgtgtgtgtgtgtgtgtgtgtgtgtggtgtgtgttgtgtgtgtgtgtgcgggaatgttgtctttctgcacctGCTATTCTCACACAAAGTTCGTAAATTGTTACACttcaagcactttcacctgttctgatgaagttctaagaaataagcactaataatgatcaaaaatcctgtttccattttttaaatcttttatatataattgaatttccttgttttgtcacaaaaacaaaattatcatATGACcataaatgtgatctcacaagggtaaatggcaaatatgaaccataaattatgtatatataattggtaattgagctaaagttaacatctgttaagtatttttacataaattgttatatATAAAAGCGTAATAATGTGGGGGGATActcaagatatatatatatatatatatatatatatatatatatatatatatatatatatcttgagTAATTACACACCTGTAGCAGACAACACACTGTATATTTGTGTAACTGTGAGGGATCAAACAGTGTAGCTCTGCAGATCTTTTATGCTCAAAACTCTTTCCAGTTTAGCTGTCGTTTTACGCTCAAAGAAACTTTATCTGGCAATTTCTATTAGACAATCTTTCACTCAGTAGCAATAGTTTGCCTCACCTGTGTCACTAGTTTCAACAAAAGCcaaatcattaaattaaaattaaattttgtataaaaaaaaaactaaagtaaattaTCAAATAGAAAGCACTCTGAGCCTAATCGGGCTATTAATTAATGATATATTAGTAGCAGGTGCTTTGGAGAGATCCGAAAGTCATCCAATATGTTAACAAATCCAGCATCCATGGCAGGACAAAAAGACAGTATGTTTTCAACTACAGGCGCCTGATATCAGGGGTCAAGATATAGGCCATTTTCAATTGCATTTAGGTCAACTTCACTTATTCCCTCCTAACATTGTTTATTTCtggaaaatgtttattttgatgTAATTTTATTAGACCTCTGTTGTGTCATAATAGTGATATTGTAACAATCATTTACTCTGtgtaaaactatttttaatatactgtatgtttaatatGTTGTTTTCAGGGTAATTAATAGTGAGTAAACAATGATCAAAACAAATGGCCCATTTGATGTTCCTTTGTTTATAACCTCGCCTACTACTGTGTATCAGCCCCAGTTTGTTGCTCTCATGTATGACCATTACATGTGATTCACAGAGCTTCTACAGTAATTTGGTTTATCGTAAATACCCAGCACTTTCTAAATTTTCAAAACACAGAAGGTCGTTTAACACTTTGACATTAACTGACATTACACAATTTGGTGCTGTGTCATGCAGCTACAATTAATAGCTATCATAcaactgtacattttttaattccTAAAGAACACACGAGGACTGAGACTACGGTAGACTATGGATGAAGTTGGAGTTTATTGCTGACGTGTTGCACCGCCCCCACCACTCCATAGTAAACGCAGAGACTAGATAGAGCTCGcgataataacaaataaaacacaccgACAGACAATTAACCACAATCTGACCCCATGTACATTCAGAAAGACATTTCTAACAGCTGCTGACCGCAGATCTGAGTGTTTTCATAAAAGCGCAAACATCGGTGTCCACATGGTTCATGCAGACAGTGCCACATAGACAACTGCCTTCGTCAGCAGCTGGGCCGATTTCCCTACATGTTATTATCAATTGCATACATAGCACATTGTCTTATCAGTTTCAATAACTCGTGTTTCGGTCTTACCGTGTagtgtatttgcagcgtgtcTCCCATTCTGGAAAGTACTGAGCAAGTTTCGGGTTTCACCTTGAGTCAGAAGATTTAACTGTTAACACTGTTGCATTTATTTGGCAGAGGTTATTATTGTGTTAAGAGCCGCTGTTACTGCTGCAGTAGGCCTATGGCTGTGTAACACATGTGTCTCACTCACCAGGGTCTCCACCTGCAGCTCGTCGGCCTCATTGTCTTGTCCCTGTGCGAGTCTACAGGTGAAAGCTGCGAGCAGCAGCAGGAAAACGCTGCTCTTCATTGGGAACTTCTGGACCACAGCTGCCATCAAACAACTTCCGTGTGCGCTTCTTCTACACACAGCAGCGGGGAGAGAGCTGAATAGGCGGTCTGCCCGTGTTCAAAATGGCTCAGCACCGAGTAATGCTGATGTGTTATAATGCAGTAGAGATAAGGAATCGCGGCCCGTGGACGTTGTCCCAACACCTGGGTCTCCCTGAAGAGACCGCCTCAAACATTCCGCCCGCATCCCATCAGGCTACCGGGGATTAGAAGCGGAAGCGGCGCTCTGCACAGGCGCTGGGGGCGGTACTGTGCAGCGTCTGCCCGGCTCTGTCCATGGGCTCTGCTGCTCCATGCTGATGACTGTCAGGAGCAGACATCCTTTGTTAAAGCCGGCTGCACACGTGGCTGCTAGTCCCCCACGAGCCCTCAGGTAGGCCTACTGACTGCAGAGAGGTGAAGATGATAATAGCAGGCAGTTCCAGCCTTGAAATGATGCCAATGAAAACAACCCACAACTACGTGTTTTCTAAAGTAGGCCTAGGCTATTTCTTTCTAACTACACTGAACACAATTATAAACGCAACGCTTTTGGTTTTTGCCCCTAacttttcatgagctgaactcaaagatctaagactttttctatgtaggcccacacaaaaggcttatttctctcaaatattgttcacaaatctgtttaaatctgtgttagtgagcacttctcctttgccgacgcaatccatccacctcacaggtgagGCATTTCAAGATGGTAATTAAACAGCATGATGATTGCACAGGTGTgtcttaggctggccacaataaaaggccactctaaaatgtgcagttttactgtattggggttccgaaaaccagtcagtatctggtgttagggTTGCTAAAATGGGATTGGTAGTGGCACTACATTACCTTTTCCCAAATTTGCTGGCTTCTACCTGCTTAAGACCAAAGTAATAAATTAACAACCAAAGCTGATTTGTGTTCATACGTGACCACATTCAGAATCTGAGAAAAATATTTTCAGGgccttttaaaatcctttacAGTATCTGCAGGAAAATCTTCACAAGAGCTCTAAATATGTAAACCAAGGCACAGTGTTGTCACATACAGAGTCGATTGATTGTACATTCGACAACAGACATGGCCTACACAGTATATGATTCTTATAGATTTATTAGATTTAGCAAGAAAAGGTGATGTTCACCTATGACTCACTTAAATCACTTAGTTTTAGTTTCAGTGTAATATTGGAGCGCTATCACGGATCCTGTAAGGCAGAAACTCTCACTTGTTAACAGCGTCATAAATGTCAGTATGGCACGTATTAGTCTATGGTCATGTATAAAGCaaagaagaaaagataaaatataGCTTTAATAACAGAAGATTGAAAATGATAAAACAATGTATGCACATTTCTGAACTACAAGTACACATAACAACCTGGGAAAATGTTTGTCTCACATTAACagcttttttttgtactttaaggCATATACTTATTAGTCATTCATTTGTTTCTCGGTAACTATTGAATTTatattaaaagaagagaaacaaaCTGTTGTATTGGTTAGTTATAACGGCTTAGAGAAATAAATGATGAATTAATACAAATGTGAAGTCTCCTCTTTTATTATCCCTTCAATGCTGTACAATATGGTCAGATAGGCAGCATTGTTATGTCACCCACTAAAATCTCAAACTCAGAATCATACACGCCAAAAAGACTGACAGGGTAATCCCAAATCTGTtgtagtaaataataaatgccaTTTTTGGGACTTTGTTCATTTCACTTCGTCAACTGTGTTGTTGTCATCCATAAATTACTTCCACTTTCCCTTACTTTATTTGCAACAGTTACCTGCAAAGTTGCAACCATTTGAACCACCAACTGTCTCAAGTCCTCTGTTTACCAGCAAGAAACTGTTTAACCATCACACATTGCAGTATGTATGCCACATGCTCACGTATTAGACAAAGGATAGTTTTTTCCTGCAGAGAAGTTAATTTGATAATAAGCTATGTTAGATGGTACTAACTAAAACAAACCTCAGCTGTAACTGTACTGCTTATTAATGTCTGACCACTGTATCCTGGTGAGAAAAGTTGTCACAGTGTGTTAAAGCATTGTaaatgtatggtcaataaaaattaatacaaaataaatggcTGAAATTACAGAAGGACAAATAGCAGTATGATCAAGTATTCTACATTAAAAAGCTGCTACATTGCCGCACTGAAATAGATATGAATGACTCAGCTTTGTGTGCATGTCAAACctattttttctctcagatcacAGAAGTAGATATGTAGTAAAGGCTGGTAAAAccacagtatttaaaaaaaaaaaaaaaaaaattatttggcCCCATTGCCACTTAACTACTGCACCAAAATTTCACGTAGGCTACCAGTAGGTAATAGGTTTTCTGCTGGTAAAAACATGTCATTATGATCCCATCTATCATGAGTCATATCACATAGCAACATCACAAAAATAAGGATTACGTCACACTGAAATGTTAACATATACAATACTGTGTGATTGCAAGATCAAAATTGCATAACTTTTAATACCTTTATTTTGTTCCACATCTATTGACATTACTGAACACGTTCCATGCAATACTGAAGACCAAGTCACTATTTGCTCAGGTTGTAAGCTTTGCTGCAAATTAAGACTCCATGTAGGCATGGCAATAAGAATAATACATGTATCATGCCCATCAAAGCTAACAAGAGACTGAAGGAGATGTCAATCAATGTGTGTACACATCCACCAAGACCTGAGACGAGCCAGTAAGGGAAATCTCCTGTGATGCTAGGCAATGGGTAGGCAggacctttaaaaacaatggTCAAGACAACACATTCAAGTACCTAAACATTCTATTTTGGGTTTGTTTTATTCGTAAAATGAATGTCAGATGGAAGATGAGTTGACagacatgaaatgaaatgatggTCAAGGCCAGACCAGTCACTTACCTGTGCAGAGCCAATATTACTGTGACACTgatatttaaaaattattttaagacAAATCAGGACTGATGtgaccatgtttaaaaaaactgatagAAATATGACCAATTGTTAACAAATGGACAAATAGGGCTGTTCAGACGTCCTTTCTAAACATCATGGTTTGGTGTTGACCTAAATCTCGCGAGATCTTCTTTGCTGCGGAGTTGCTGGTGTCCCTCGGAAAATACCGTGAGACATTTGGTAACGTTAGAGGACTACTCGACTAAGGTAAGTGAGTATACTGTCATCACCATCCACCCGATAATATACGCGCGTGTCCTGGCAGGTTATCGTGTAATGGTGTGTTTGATGGCTGACCTGCGGGGGTTGTGTTGCCCGGGCTGAAGCAGCGGAGGGCGACTCGCTGGTAGCAGCTGATGCCTGCTGAGGCGATAAGCGGATGGATAAATGCGGTGGGTCGGTAAGGCAGATACGCTACCTACCGTTACGTCTTAGCGACTAAAGCTAAACTTGACTGATAAATGAGTTTACAACCCATTAGATAATGAGGACACTATCAAGCTTGGTAGCCGAACTTAGGTGTGAATCTTTAGCTAAAGACATATGTGCAGGTCCTATGTCAAAGGCAGCTGGATCGCCGCAACGTTACCCGGCTAACGTAACCGCCCGGAGTTGAATTAACCTTATCAGGCCGGCATATCTTGGCCTTGCTACCACATAATTCACCAGAGCTCCCATTTAAACATGTACCGATCTGTGAGAGGACAGGAGCTGGTGTCAGGCAGTGACCAGTGTGGTAATCctgttcagcaccatggacagggCTGCAGCTAGTCTCCTCTATTGACGACTTTATTtaaatcttcttctttttcttttttctttttttttttactttatttgagtCTGTTATTTCTCTAAATCCCTGACTGGTATATGGTAGTCAAGTCATGACTTAACAGATACATTAGTACTAAAGATATTAGTTGTGAACATAGCGTATCACTTTTGAACATCGCTGTGCATTTTTTATGGGTAAATTATGtcagttaaaaacaattgttatgttgaaaagcaacaaatgtgCAGACCACAATATATATTAGCATGGTTCCAGACCTCTGAATGATGTTGAATTATTTTGGcacttgaaatgaaaatgaatgaatgaaaatgaaatcattatGATCATCAGGCTAGTAATATGTGTCTAAAAGCTGGTAAGTGGACCTTCCGGTTCTTAGATGCAATTCCACTTTTAAGAGAGTATTTTTGGACAATGgactattattttattattgtgctCTAATGACAaccatataatataatataggcTTGTGAAAATGTGTTCTTCTGTCCCTGTTTCCGGCCAGGTGGCTTTGTATTTGGAGTTTAACTGAAAGTGTTCAAACCAAGCCTGGTAATGTAGGACATTCTGCATGTGCTCTGGGGGCTTGGCGTTGTTGCagaataacattttaattttaaggaGGAGAATACCAGCGAGAAGGGTCTGAACAGATTGTGCTGCAGCCTGTAGTCATGGCACCGACATCCTTCTCCTTCACCCTCTCTGTGATGACTTTTGGCAATTAGCATAGCTTGCACCTGTCTTGGGCTGTGCATGTAGAAGTGAGTGTTTCTGGCATAGTTGTGCAGTCTTTTCAGAAAACTAAAAGCAGATAAGCTGGAGTGTTCCATTGATTGTAATTTAACAAAGGCCATACAGATAGTTGAGCTTATTAATACTTGTTTATTCATTCATGTTGTGCTATGTGTTCTGTTTCTTTTCAGCCCTCCTTCATATTCTATTGTTACTGGACAAGGGAAACTTTGCAGGAAGGTATCTGTAATCACGGTTGTAGCCACGCTTGGAAGTTTAAGAACTTCATCTGAATCATGGGGAACATTTTTGGGAATTTGCTGAAGAGCCTCATAGGGAAGAAGGAGATGAGGATCTTGATGGTGGGGCTTGATGctgcaggaaaaacaacaatccTCTACAAGCTCAAACTGGGGGAAATAGTCACCACTATCCCAACAATTGGTAGGTGCACAGTTAAAATGACAGCTTTAAAGCATTGCCATGCACACAAATAAGTGGACCACTATGTTTTCTCTTTACGTTGTATGACCCCGctctttttttcagggtttAACGTGGAGACAGTGGAGTACAAGAACATCAGCTTCACTGTGTGGGATGTGGGTGGACAGGATAAGATCCGGCCACTTTGGAGACACTACTTTCAGAACACACAGGGTGAGAAGAGCTAGTAAAAGGGTATT is a genomic window containing:
- the fkbp11 gene encoding peptidyl-prolyl cis-trans isomerase FKBP11; amino-acid sequence: MAAVVQKFPMKSSVFLLLLAAFTCRLAQGQDNEADELQVETLVKPETCSVLSRMGDTLQIHYTGKLMDGKMIDSSLSMDPLVVELGKRTVIAGLEQSLVGVCEGQKIKATIPSHLAYGKKGYPPTIPGDAALEFEVEVLSLTQQTPWQKMINDVLPIVCLALVPTLLGLVGLYLYKKANAEKPSKKKAKDKKSKKK